The following nucleotide sequence is from Patescibacteria group bacterium.
ACGGTATAGGGATCAATCATTATCTTCTGAAATAAAAAGGTTCTCAATTTCATTAATAATGTCTGTTAATTCCATCTGTTTTGATTCAGTAATATTTCCATCTTCAAGGTGTTTATGGTAAGGAAATGTCTTTAAGTTTTTAGCCCTTGGGTCGGGGGCATTATCATATCTGAATAAATTATTAGAACCTTTTCGATAAT
It contains:
- a CDS encoding DUF6516 family protein, translated to YRKGSNNLFRYDNAPDPRAKNLKTFPYHKHLEDGNITESKQMELTDIINEIENLFISEDND